The Cylindrospermopsis curvispora GIHE-G1 genome contains a region encoding:
- a CDS encoding citrate/2-methylcitrate synthase — METRYLSITLPDASSYSIAVNFTQEGQGIISSETLAKETGLLTYDRYLKHTITELVTITHVDPKNLELYYRGFPISTVSHKCDFLDTVILLHKGTLPNQQEKQWLKKQLAENSILDRKIQKGLRQVISSFSHDTNAIAILSAGLSYLAAECPLPLRNETEQLQAVIKALALSPIIAAMIIQHCRQESFEFPENFGADGEDYDYAHNLLAMIHGANQVSSEQQTLMDKLLVIHADAGLAPSTFAGVQNISHGTSMWNALVSMVNALCGDRHGGANIRVLLMFDEIARLDGDLEQSLKTYIDKTIEQKNRIPGLGHIDFKGLDPRAKILAQICDKLINDSQGDTFMHIARKMHHLVDSMAQFDTVKPNIDFYSGLLWRTLGIPDMLMTVMFYCSRVAGCTAHFCMATHNKKIVFPNNFVAGSTGLSFDNNSQVVSYMSPLFNADL; from the coding sequence GTGGAAACCAGGTATCTATCTATAACTTTACCAGATGCTTCATCTTATAGTATTGCTGTTAACTTTACACAAGAAGGACAAGGAATAATCTCTAGTGAAACTCTTGCCAAAGAAACAGGATTACTCACATACGACCGCTATCTCAAGCATACCATCACTGAATTGGTAACTATTACTCATGTCGATCCCAAGAATTTAGAATTATACTACCGGGGCTTTCCTATCAGCACAGTTTCCCACAAGTGCGATTTCTTGGATACGGTAATTTTATTGCATAAAGGCACTTTACCAAACCAACAAGAAAAACAATGGTTAAAAAAGCAATTAGCCGAAAATTCTATTTTAGATAGAAAAATCCAAAAAGGATTAAGGCAGGTCATATCTTCATTTTCTCATGACACCAATGCCATTGCCATCTTAAGTGCTGGGTTATCTTATCTGGCTGCGGAATGTCCCTTACCTTTAAGAAATGAAACAGAACAACTACAAGCAGTCATCAAAGCCCTGGCTCTTAGTCCGATTATTGCAGCTATGATTATACAACATTGTCGGCAAGAATCATTTGAATTTCCCGAAAACTTTGGTGCGGATGGGGAGGATTATGATTATGCCCACAACTTACTAGCAATGATACATGGTGCTAATCAAGTTAGTAGTGAACAACAGACTTTGATGGATAAATTACTAGTTATTCATGCGGATGCTGGTCTAGCTCCATCAACGTTTGCAGGGGTACAAAATATTTCTCATGGTACTAGTATGTGGAACGCTTTAGTATCTATGGTCAATGCTTTATGTGGCGATAGACATGGTGGAGCAAACATCAGAGTTTTACTAATGTTTGACGAAATTGCTAGGCTTGATGGTGATCTAGAACAAAGTCTGAAAACTTATATAGATAAAACCATTGAACAAAAAAATAGAATCCCTGGGTTAGGACACATTGATTTCAAAGGACTCGATCCAAGAGCCAAAATTCTTGCCCAAATATGTGACAAGTTGATTAACGACTCCCAGGGAGATACTTTTATGCATATTGCCAGAAAAATGCATCACCTCGTTGATAGTATGGCTCAGTTTGATACAGTAAAACCTAACATTGATTTTTATTCTGGTCTTTTGTGGAGAACACTCGGAATACCTGATATGTTAATGACAGTTATGTTTTATTGCAGCCGTGTTGCTGGTTGCACAGCCCACTTTTGTATGGCTACCCACAACAAGAAAATAGTGTTTCCTAATAATTTTGTTGCAGGAAGTACAGGTTTATCTTTTGATAATAACAGTCAAGTTGTTTCCTATATGAGTCCATTATTTAACGCAGACTTGTAA
- a CDS encoding MFS transporter, whose protein sequence is MKTIFMRSIEQQSSQPLLESASDPLQKWWVMLGISIGMFLFSLDIHIVNLSLPTLVRELHTNFATIEWVPLSYLLMLTVLVLSVGQLGDMWGKKWLYFGGLILFTFSSLLCGLAPTVEYLIGFRVIQGFSAAFICALAPAIITEVFPKEQRGLALGISTGIAWLGTALGPTLGGLLIGFGSWRLIFLVNLPFCIIASLLVLFFVPDSSKSEAKQSFDSLGTLLMVVTLTCFVLGITKLQSQEFGDTKTIVFLTVAVLGLGSFLVSQSQIAKPMLNLEMFRSLELSLGLLLSAIAYGFTIGVLFILPFFLELVKHYPEQQVGLMLAVLPVASIMMTPVAGYLSDRIGERIVSIIGLVLLVFGCLAISTFEAELTVWGYILRVTPLALGVGIFQPSNQSAVMGGISPERLGIASGLLFLSRTLGQITGLSLIGILFSILTYTHTQAKSPIDVTDAPVEALVFAVQMSFRLIAPILIAATIMAVVLWWLEGRKQRS, encoded by the coding sequence ATGAAAACTATTTTTATGCGGAGCATTGAACAACAATCATCGCAGCCTCTTTTAGAATCTGCATCAGATCCATTGCAAAAATGGTGGGTAATGCTGGGTATTAGTATCGGAATGTTCCTGTTTTCCTTAGATATCCACATTGTCAACCTATCTTTGCCCACATTGGTGCGAGAACTCCATACCAACTTTGCAACCATTGAATGGGTGCCCTTAAGTTACTTACTAATGCTCACAGTTTTGGTGCTAAGTGTAGGTCAATTGGGGGATATGTGGGGTAAGAAATGGTTGTACTTCGGTGGACTAATTCTTTTTACCTTCAGTTCACTGCTGTGTGGATTGGCTCCAACAGTAGAATATTTAATTGGGTTTCGAGTAATTCAGGGATTCAGTGCAGCCTTTATCTGTGCGCTTGCACCAGCGATTATTACAGAAGTCTTTCCCAAAGAGCAACGGGGACTGGCGCTGGGGATTTCCACAGGTATTGCTTGGCTGGGAACTGCATTAGGACCAACACTGGGAGGATTGCTGATTGGTTTTGGGAGCTGGCGGTTAATTTTTTTGGTAAATCTGCCGTTTTGTATAATTGCTAGCTTACTTGTCCTCTTCTTTGTCCCTGATTCTAGCAAAAGTGAAGCCAAACAAAGCTTTGATAGTCTAGGAACGCTGTTGATGGTAGTCACCTTGACTTGCTTTGTACTTGGAATCACAAAATTACAGAGCCAAGAATTTGGTGATACAAAGACAATCGTTTTTCTGACTGTTGCAGTCCTGGGCTTGGGGAGCTTTTTAGTATCGCAATCCCAGATTGCCAAACCGATGCTCAATTTAGAGATGTTTCGTTCTTTAGAACTCAGCCTCGGCTTATTACTGAGTGCGATCGCTTATGGATTTACAATAGGTGTTCTCTTCATTTTACCTTTTTTTCTAGAGTTAGTCAAACATTATCCCGAACAGCAGGTAGGGCTAATGCTAGCGGTGCTACCAGTTGCATCTATAATGATGACTCCGGTTGCAGGCTATTTATCTGATCGCATTGGAGAGCGAATTGTCAGCATCATCGGACTGGTGTTATTGGTATTCGGGTGTTTAGCTATCAGTACCTTTGAGGCTGAACTAACCGTGTGGGGGTATATTTTGCGAGTTACACCTCTGGCGTTGGGAGTAGGAATATTCCAACCCTCCAACCAAAGTGCTGTGATGGGAGGCATATCCCCAGAGCGATTGGGTATTGCTTCGGGGTTGTTGTTTTTGTCACGCACATTAGGACAGATCACAGGTTTATCGCTGATAGGTATTCTATTTTCTATTTTGACTTATACTCACACCCAAGCTAAATCTCCTATTGATGTTACAGATGCACCTGTTGAAGCATTAGTGTTTGCCGTGCAGATGAGTTTTCGCTTGATTGCGCCAATTCTCATAGCTGCAACAATTATGGCAGTTGTGTTGTGGTGGCTAGAAGGAAGGAAACAGAGAAGTTAA
- a CDS encoding acyltransferase family protein has protein sequence MSTISRKLYGFDYLRVICSLIVVLLHVQHEFSNHFHFTPIEEVLINSFIYNFGFLAVPVFLQISLFLFYLNLNLKEKYFKKRIIDITKIYVLWFLIYPIFIKLVIEHGELPSLNFLSINTFIASGGHTLIYFLSDLILLTAISGLLMKIGLLKNKYLVVSFLLISSLIVFLLPFIRIFPLALLNIDMTQHWNPLNFIPYIFSSYLLYMQLDNETNSLNKMSVAAWCVILLILCCTVVIEWRYLQGYDFWEHRLLLPIYSRLSLIISAYIVSYLAINYLSYPPPVFIQLISNCSLGIYCIHHILIDIAVWVYPQNLEFSPLPDSIIFLMIFALIAIITISLTNFTKKIKFLEKYL, from the coding sequence ATGTCAACAATTTCCCGAAAATTATATGGATTTGACTATTTGCGAGTTATCTGCTCTTTAATAGTTGTTCTCTTGCATGTTCAACATGAATTTTCAAATCATTTCCATTTCACGCCAATCGAAGAAGTCCTGATAAATTCATTCATTTATAATTTTGGCTTTCTCGCAGTTCCTGTATTTTTACAGATTTCTTTATTTCTTTTTTATTTGAACCTTAATCTCAAAGAAAAATATTTCAAAAAAAGGATAATTGATATAACAAAAATTTATGTTCTATGGTTTCTTATATATCCAATTTTTATCAAATTAGTTATCGAACATGGAGAATTACCCTCATTAAATTTTCTATCTATTAACACCTTCATTGCTTCTGGGGGACATACATTAATATATTTTTTATCCGACCTGATATTATTAACTGCCATCTCAGGATTATTAATGAAAATAGGTTTGTTGAAAAATAAATATCTTGTGGTTTCATTTTTATTAATTAGCAGTCTAATTGTGTTTTTATTGCCATTTATTAGAATTTTCCCCCTGGCTTTATTAAATATCGATATGACTCAACATTGGAATCCTTTAAATTTTATCCCCTACATATTTTCTTCTTACCTCTTATATATGCAGCTAGATAATGAAACTAATTCATTAAATAAAATGTCTGTAGCAGCGTGGTGTGTCATCTTGCTAATCCTATGTTGTACAGTAGTAATCGAGTGGAGATATCTACAAGGTTATGACTTCTGGGAACATCGACTACTTTTGCCAATTTACTCGAGACTATCTCTAATTATTTCTGCCTATATCGTTAGTTATTTGGCTATTAATTATTTGTCATATCCACCACCTGTCTTCATACAATTAATTTCTAATTGTTCTCTAGGTATCTATTGTATTCATCATATTTTAATAGATATAGCTGTTTGGGTTTATCCCCAAAATTTAGAATTTTCTCCATTACCAGATTCAATTATTTTTTTGATGATATTTGCTTTGATTGCTATTATCACAATATCCTTGACAAACTTCACGAAAAAAATTAAATTTCTTGAGAAGTATTTATAA
- a CDS encoding pentapeptide repeat-containing protein: MKKFLTLALTLTLFLVSSFSLGTSPSYAYSQSDLDRLLAIRQCPQCDLSYVDLFYADLKDTDLRGANLSRANLPGADLKGANLK; this comes from the coding sequence ATGAAAAAATTTCTCACATTAGCGCTGACATTGACTTTGTTTCTTGTTTCCTCTTTTAGCCTTGGCACTAGTCCTAGTTATGCTTATAGCCAGTCTGACCTAGACAGACTTTTAGCAATTCGTCAGTGTCCACAATGTGACCTCTCTTATGTTGACCTCTTTTATGCTGACCTCAAAGATACTGACCTCAGAGGTGCTAACCTCTCTCGTGCTAACCTCCCTGGTGCTGACCTAAAAGGTGCTAACCTCAAATGA
- a CDS encoding Uma2 family endonuclease: MVRQVPPKTQLGVIKSNKNQLGETIAPEIVYPESDGQPMADNTKQFTWIVKIKENLEILFKSNPDVFVAGDLFWYPVEGNNKIKLAPDTMVVFGRPKAHRGSYRQWEEDNIPPQVVFEILSPGNTQDEMDKKKLFYLKHGVEEYYVYDPDRISLKVSIRENNSFKEIKDFSVWTSPRLNVRFDMTGDELVIYYPDGGRFLSSVELSNYAEQERLLREQANQRAERERLLKERERFLKEQEQLKYQNLLSQLKAKGIDISTLE; this comes from the coding sequence ATGGTGAGGCAAGTTCCACCAAAAACTCAACTGGGGGTGATAAAATCCAATAAAAATCAGCTTGGGGAGACAATCGCGCCTGAAATTGTCTACCCAGAAAGTGATGGTCAACCGATGGCGGATAACACTAAACAATTCACATGGATTGTCAAAATCAAAGAGAATCTGGAAATACTATTTAAGTCTAATCCAGATGTGTTTGTGGCTGGGGACTTATTTTGGTATCCAGTAGAGGGTAATAACAAAATTAAACTGGCTCCTGACACCATGGTGGTGTTTGGGAGACCCAAGGCGCACCGAGGGTCTTATCGACAGTGGGAGGAGGATAATATTCCTCCCCAGGTGGTGTTTGAAATTTTATCTCCCGGTAATACTCAAGATGAAATGGACAAAAAAAAGCTGTTTTATCTGAAACATGGGGTAGAGGAGTATTATGTATATGATCCAGATAGAATTAGTCTAAAAGTATCTATTAGGGAAAATAATTCATTTAAAGAGATTAAGGATTTTAGTGTTTGGACTAGTCCAAGATTGAATGTACGGTTTGATATGACTGGGGATGAATTAGTCATCTATTATCCAGATGGTGGTAGGTTTCTTAGTTCTGTAGAGTTGAGTAATTATGCAGAACAAGAAAGACTTCTTCGAGAACAAGCAAATCAACGTGCAGAACGGGAAAGACTGCTTAAAGAACGGGAAAGATTTCTTAAAGAGCAGGAACAACTAAAGTATCAAAATTTACTATCACAATTAAAAGCTAAGGGTATTGATATTAGTACACTGGAATAA